In Microscilla marina ATCC 23134, a single window of DNA contains:
- a CDS encoding 3-hydroxybutyrate dehydrogenase has protein sequence MSKNAIITGSTSGIGLGIARKFAEAGYNICFNGLEDNGAEIAEKVGEEFGVTTMFSAANMLKPDDINEMVKIAEGAFGSIDVLINNAGVQYVAPIDEFPAAKWDLIIGVNMSAAFHTSKAVWPGMKARKFGRIINITSAHGLRASEFKSAYVTSKHGVTGLTKVLGLEGAPHGITCNAICPGYVKTPLVEGQIKDQAKSHNMTEEEVVTKVMLKKQAIKDFVKVEDLGALALFLASESAQMMTGASIPVEGGWSAQ, from the coding sequence ATGAGTAAGAATGCAATTATTACTGGAAGCACCAGTGGAATAGGGTTGGGCATAGCCCGTAAATTTGCCGAAGCAGGCTACAATATATGTTTCAATGGATTGGAAGACAATGGCGCTGAGATAGCCGAAAAAGTGGGAGAAGAGTTTGGAGTTACTACCATGTTCTCTGCGGCTAACATGCTCAAGCCAGATGACATCAACGAAATGGTGAAAATTGCCGAAGGAGCCTTTGGTAGCATCGACGTACTCATCAACAATGCTGGTGTGCAGTATGTGGCGCCTATTGACGAGTTTCCTGCCGCCAAGTGGGACCTGATCATTGGAGTAAATATGTCGGCAGCTTTTCATACCAGCAAAGCCGTTTGGCCAGGCATGAAAGCGCGTAAATTTGGCCGTATTATCAATATTACTTCAGCGCATGGCTTGCGTGCTTCTGAGTTCAAATCGGCTTATGTCACATCCAAGCATGGGGTAACCGGGTTAACCAAAGTATTGGGACTCGAAGGAGCTCCTCATGGCATTACCTGCAATGCCATTTGTCCGGGTTATGTAAAAACTCCTTTGGTAGAAGGGCAGATCAAAGACCAGGCAAAGTCTCATAACATGACCGAAGAAGAAGTAGTAACAAAAGTAATGTTAAAAAAACAAGCCATCAAAGACTTTGTAAAAGTAGAAGATTTGGGTGCTTTGGCGTTATTTTTGGCTTCCGAGAGTGCACAAATGATGACTGGAGCTTCTATTCCGGTAGAAGGTGGCTGGAGCGCCCAATAG
- a CDS encoding patatin-like phospholipase family protein — MYKTIDLALQGGGSHGAFTWGVLERFLEAESLVIEGLCGTSAGAMNSTMVAYGMHIGGREGAIKMLEAFWQKTSEAFDKSPIKPSFLDRWLGTGRMDFSPSYYMFDFLTMMSSPYQNNLFDINPLRDLLLELIDFDELRKSTAMKLFVCATNVRTSRPKVFSKKDISVDAVLASACLPSLFKAVEIDGEAYWDGGFMGNPPIFPLIDDTETEDIVLVQINPIHRPDIPKTAVEIRDRINELSFNSSLMHEMRRINFVQRMLEADLNQEGKLRNLYIHHVKAEEEMTNLGVSSKLNADWDFLQKLRKLGRRSADVWLKENYDHLGKKSTCNIDQEFL; from the coding sequence ATGTACAAAACCATTGATTTAGCATTACAAGGGGGGGGCTCGCACGGTGCCTTTACCTGGGGAGTCTTAGAACGTTTTCTAGAGGCCGAAAGTCTTGTAATAGAAGGCTTATGTGGTACAAGTGCCGGGGCCATGAACTCTACGATGGTAGCGTATGGCATGCATATAGGAGGAAGGGAAGGAGCCATTAAGATGTTAGAAGCTTTTTGGCAAAAAACATCAGAAGCTTTTGATAAATCACCGATCAAGCCCAGCTTTTTGGACAGGTGGCTTGGCACAGGGCGTATGGACTTTTCGCCGAGCTACTACATGTTCGATTTTTTGACCATGATGTCGTCGCCTTACCAAAACAACTTGTTCGATATTAATCCATTGCGTGATTTATTGCTGGAGTTGATAGATTTTGACGAGCTACGTAAAAGTACCGCCATGAAACTATTTGTATGTGCTACCAATGTGCGTACCAGTCGACCTAAGGTTTTCTCCAAAAAAGATATTTCGGTAGATGCGGTACTGGCTTCGGCTTGTTTGCCGTCGTTGTTCAAAGCGGTGGAAATAGATGGAGAAGCATATTGGGACGGTGGCTTTATGGGAAACCCACCCATTTTCCCCTTGATAGACGATACCGAGACAGAAGACATTGTATTGGTACAAATCAACCCCATTCATCGCCCCGATATTCCTAAAACTGCGGTAGAAATAAGAGATAGAATCAACGAATTGAGCTTTAACTCTAGTTTGATGCACGAAATGCGTAGGATCAACTTTGTGCAAAGAATGTTGGAAGCTGACCTCAACCAAGAGGGCAAACTGAGAAACCTGTACATTCACCATGTAAAAGCTGAGGAAGAAATGACTAATTTAGGAGTGTCAAGTAAGCTCAATGCTGATTGGGACTTTTTACAAAAACTGCGCAAACTGGGGCGTCGTTCGGCAGATGTATGGCTCAAAGAAAACTATGACCATTTAGGCAAAAAGTCAACTTGTAATATTGATCAAGAGTTTCTGTAG
- a CDS encoding NAD(P)H-dependent glycerol-3-phosphate dehydrogenase translates to MVTQSLSTPHKPAIAIIGAGSWATALVKILSEGAVDIRWWLRNQESLEHIRRYQRNPDYLSDVPINPEKVQLFADMKEAVQGAQYVIIAIPAAFVQDALSQLSAADFKDKVLVSAVKGIVPQKNWLITELLEYEYQVKPAHICVIAGPCHAEEVALEKQSYLTIASEDLAQAENFAQLIANRFIKAVPNQDVYGVEYSAVMKNIIALACGIAHGLNYGDNFQAVLVSNAMQEIRRFVETTYPCERDLYASAYLGDLLVTAYSQFSRNRTFGNMIGRGYTVKSAQMEMNMIAEGYYAVKSIYEINQKFGVDMPITKAVYQILYEKVTPGVAIGKLRWLLA, encoded by the coding sequence TTGGTTACACAGAGTCTTAGTACACCGCATAAGCCTGCAATTGCGATAATTGGCGCAGGAAGTTGGGCAACAGCATTGGTTAAAATACTGTCGGAAGGGGCAGTAGATATTCGCTGGTGGTTACGCAACCAAGAGTCGCTTGAGCACATCAGGCGCTATCAACGCAACCCTGACTATTTGAGCGATGTACCAATTAATCCAGAAAAAGTACAATTGTTTGCCGATATGAAAGAAGCCGTGCAAGGGGCTCAGTATGTAATTATAGCCATTCCGGCGGCTTTTGTGCAAGATGCCTTGAGCCAGTTGTCAGCAGCCGACTTTAAAGACAAAGTGTTGGTATCGGCAGTCAAAGGGATAGTTCCTCAAAAAAACTGGTTAATTACAGAACTGCTAGAGTACGAGTATCAAGTAAAACCTGCGCACATTTGTGTAATTGCCGGACCTTGCCATGCCGAAGAGGTAGCACTTGAAAAACAATCTTACCTGACTATAGCTTCTGAAGATTTGGCTCAAGCAGAAAACTTTGCTCAATTAATCGCCAACCGTTTTATCAAGGCAGTACCCAATCAGGACGTATATGGGGTAGAGTATTCGGCAGTCATGAAAAACATCATTGCCTTGGCTTGTGGCATTGCCCATGGGCTCAACTATGGCGACAACTTTCAGGCAGTGTTGGTATCTAATGCTATGCAAGAGATTCGGCGGTTTGTAGAAACTACCTACCCCTGCGAACGTGATTTGTATGCTTCGGCATACTTGGGCGATTTACTCGTAACGGCTTACTCTCAGTTTAGCCGCAACCGCACCTTTGGTAATATGATAGGGAGGGGCTATACCGTGAAGTCGGCACAAATGGAGATGAACATGATTGCCGAAGGTTATTACGCTGTCAAAAGCATTTATGAGATCAATCAAAAGTTTGGAGTAGACATGCCCATCACCAAGGCGGTGTACCAGATCTTGTACGAAAAGGTAACCCCGGGAGTGGCCATAGGTAAACTTAGGTGGTTACTTGCTTAA